ACGACGCCGGCGCGCAGCGTCCCGCCCGTGACGCGGTCCAGGGTGCCGTTCGGGTCGGCGGGGTAGCCGGAGGAGGTGCAGGCGGCGAGGCCGAGGGCGGCGCCGCCGAGCAGGCCCGTCAGGGCAGCCCGGCGGGTGATGGTCATCGTCCTCATTCCGTGGGCGAGTGGGACCGGTGCCCGGCGTTGCCGAGGCCTTCGGGGCCGTCGAGATGGTCGAGCACGAGGCGGACCGCCTCCCGGGCGTCGGTGGTCTCGGACCAGCCGGTCGCGGCGCGCAGGGCCGTGGTGTCCATGGTGGGCACAGCCGCCGCCATGTCCACCCACCCTGGGTCGGTGGGCTGCAGCCGTGCCCGGTAGGTCAGCGCCGCGGCCGCTCGGAACAGGCCCACGGGCAGCTCCAGGATGCGGCGCGCCCCGAGGACGGTGCCCATGGTGTGCGCGTCCAGCACGGGTTCGGCGGCCACATTGAAGGCCCCGCCCGCCCGATGGGCGATCACGCGCCAGTACGCGTCCGCCACGTCCTGGGCCGTGAGCGCTTGGAATCGCAGGCCCCGCGGGAACGGCAGCACCGGGGTGCGCAGGCGGGCGACCAGCCGGGCGGGGACGAGGTCGCCCAGGAAGTAGCCCTTGATCTCGGGCCCGGCGGCGGACTGGAAGATCAGCCCGGGGCGCAGCCGGGTCACGAGCATCTCGGGGTGCTCGGCCTGCACGCGGTCGAGGATCGACTCGACCTCGGCCTTCTGCGCCGCGTAGTGGGAGGTGGGGACCCCGGTGGTGGGGTGGGACTCGGGCACGGCGCGGCCCTTCGGCCCGGGCCCGTACGCGCCCACCGAGGACGCGTAGACCAGGTGGGGCACGCCCGCCTCGGCCACGGCCCGGAACACCCGCTCGTTGCCGGCCACATTGACGGCGCGCAGGTGGTCGCGGTCGCGGTTGGGGCGGATCACCCACACCAGGTCGACGACGGCGTCGGCGCCGGCGACGATCTCGCTCAGCCGCCCCGCCGCCGTGGGCTCCGCGACGTCCAGGCGGTGCCACTCGACGCCATTGTAGGGGGCCCCGGCCCGGTCCGGGCCGCGGCGGCTCACCCCGACGATCGAGGTCACCTCGTCGGCGGCGTGGAGGCGCTCCAGCAGGGCGGTGCCGACGTTGCCGGTGGCGCCCAGGACGACGATCCTCACGGCTTCAGCACCACCTTGATGCAGCCGTCCTCCTTCTTCTGGAACGTCTCGTACAGGGCCGGGGCGTCCTCGAGGGGAGCGGTGTGCGTGGTCAGGTCCAGCACGCCCAGCGGGTCGGAGGGGTCGTCGAGCAGCGGCAGCAGGTCGTCGACCCACCGGCGCACGTTGCACTGGCCCATGGCCAGGGTGACCTGCTTGTCGAACATGGTCAGCAGGGGCATCGGGGACTGCATGCCGCCGTAGACGCCGGACAGGGAGACGGTGCCGCCGCGGCGGACGGCGTCGATCGCCGTGTGCAGGGCGTCGAGCCGGTCCACGCCGGCGGTCTTCATGGCCGCGCGCCCGAGCGCGTCGGGCAGCAGGCCGACCACGGTGTGCGCCGCCTTCGCCACGGGGGAGCCGTGCGCCTCCATGCCCACGGCGTCCACGACGCCGTCCGGGCCGCGGCCCTGCGTGCGCTCGCGCAGCAGCTCGGCCACGCCGCCGTCGGAGGAGTCCAGGACCTCGACGCCGTGCCGGGCGGCCATCGCCCGCCGCTCGGGCACCGGGTCCACGCCGATCACGCGCAGGCCCTGGTGCACGCCGATGCGCGCCGCCAGCTGCCCGATGGGACCGAGGCCGATCACGGCGAGGGTGCCGCCGCGCGGGACCTGCGCGTACTGCACGCCCTGCCACGCGGTGGGCACCACGTCCGAGAGGAACAGCCACTGCTCGTCGGGCCCGGTGTGCGGGACCTTCACCGGCCCGTAGTCCGCGTGGGGGACGCGCAGGTACTCCGCCTGCCCGCCGGGCACGGAGCCGTAGAGGCGGGAGTAGCCCAGCAGCGCCGCACCGGAGCCCTGCTCCCGGACCTGGGTGGTCTCGCACTGGGACTGCAGGCCGCGCTCGCACATCCAGCAGCGGCCGCAGGCGATGTTGAACGGGACGACCACGCGGTCGCCCGGCTTGATGTGGGTGACCTCGGCGCCGACCTCCCGCACGATGCCCATCGGCTCGTGGCCGATCACGTCCCCGGCGTCCATGAAGGGGCCCAGCACCTCGTAGAGGTGCAGGTCCGATCCGCAGATGCCGGTGGAGGTGATCTCGACGATCGCGTCCGTGGGCTCCTGGATCCGCGGATCCGGGACGTCCTCGACGGCGACGTTGCGCTTTCCCTGCCAGGTGAGTGCTCGCATGGGTGGGACCGTAGCCCCGCCCGAGCGGCCGGGGGAAGCGTGGGGGCGCGGTCGGGCACCTCGGCCTGACCTGGGGCGACGCCAGGCCGGGCGGGTGGGGGCCGCGCCGTCAGCCGCCCACGCGCTCCAGGGACTCGCGGGTGCGGGCGGCGGCGTCGAGCACCACGGCGCGCAGCGGGGCCGCCGCGTCGTGGGCGGACTCGCCCTCGGCGGGCGGGCCGGCCAGGGCCTCGGCCTCGACGGCGCGCTGGCGGTCCGCCGGGCTGTGCTCCATGAGCACGCGCGCGTGGGCGAGCTCGGCGGCGCAGCCCAGCTCCTCGGCGATCGGCGCGAGCCGCTCGAGGTCCGCGCCCAGGTGCTCGGCCAGCGGCACCTGGGTGCCGGCGGCGTCCACGATCACCGTGGCGTCCATCCCGTAGCGGGAGGCCCGCCACTTGTTCTCCTGCGTGTACCACGGCGGCAGGATCTCCATGTGGCGCCCCCGCTCCACGTCCGCGGACAGCTCGTGCACGAGGCACTGCGTGTAGGCGGCGACGGCGGCGATCTCCTCGAGCGTGGCCATCCCGTCGCACGCCCGCATCTCCACCGTGCCCAGCCGCGGCACCGCGCGCACGTCCCAGCGGCACTCGGTGACGTCCTCCACCATGCCCACGTCCGTCATCTGCTGCACGCAGGCCTCGAACTCGGCCCACGTCTCGAACTGGAAGGGCAGGCCCGCGGTGGGCAGCTGCTGGAAGAGCTGGGTGCGCTGGGACTGGTAGCCGGTGTCCGCCCCCACCCAGAACGGCGAGGACGCGGACAGCGCCAGCAGGTGCGGGAAGCGGCTGATGAGGCGGTTGACGGCGGGCATCGCCTTGGCCGGATCGTCGAGGCCCACGTGCACGTGGACCCCGAAGATCAGCATCTGCCGGCCCCAGTACTGGGTGAGGTCCACCATGCGGCCGTACCGCTCCTTGGGGGTGATCGGCTGGGTCATCGCCTCCCCGAACGGGTGGGTGCCCTGGCAGTACAGCGCCAGGCCTCGGTCGGCGGCGGCGCGCGCCACCCGGGCCGCGATCGTGCCGAGCTCGGCCACCGCCGTCGGGACCGCCTCGTGCACGCCGGTGACCAGCTCGACCGTGTTCTGCAGCAGCTCGCCGGTGACGTGGGGGTGGTCCTCGCCCTCCGCGAGCCCGGCCTCCTTGTGGAGCTCATGCAGAATCGCGGGCGCCTCGGAGCGCAGGTCCCCGGTCGCGGCGTCCACGAGCGCGACCTCCCACTCGATGCCGAGGGTGGACTGCGTGGAGTCGGCGAAGGGCAGATTCATGGACCCATCCTAGGGACCGCCGCCCGCCACCGCGCGGGGGCGCCGTCGGCGGACCTACGCTGGAGCCCATGGCCCGCCCCCGTCCGTCCGCCCGCGCCCCCCGTCCCACGGCCGCCGCCTCGGAGGCGGACCCCACCGCCCTCGCCCCTGTCCTCGAGCCCGAAGGGCGGGCGCTGCTGGACTCCCTGGGCGAGCACCGCGCGGCGGACGCGCTCGCGGTCTCCTCCCGGCTGCGCGCCGCCGGGCATCCGCCCGAGCGGGTGGCGGCCGTGCTGACCCAGGCGGACCTGCGCGCCCGCGCTGTGCCGCGGCTCGGCCCGGACGCGCGGGGCATGCTGTTCACCCGGGACGGCCTCGAGCAGGCCACCCGGCCCGTCGTGGCGGCGCTGCACGCGCAGCGGATGGCCGCCGCCGGGGCCCGGACGGTCGCCGACCTGGGCTGCGGGCTGGGCCTGGACGCCCGGGCGTTCGCCGACGCCGGCCTGGGGGTGGTCGCCGTGGAGCGGGACGCCGTCGTCGCCGCGGCCGCCGAGGTCAACCTGACCGACCGCCCCGGCGCCCGCGTGGTGCACGGCGACGCCGTGCCGTGGGCCCGCGAGCACGTGCCCGCGCAGGCGGACGCCGTGTGGCTGGACCCCGCGCGCCGCCAGGTGGGCGGGGGCGGATCGGCCCGCGTGTTCGACCCCGAGGCGTTCTCCCCTCCGCTGAGCGTGGTCGAGGAGCTGGCGGCCACCGGCGTCCCGGTCGGCGTCAAGCTCGGCCCGGGCCTGCCCCACGAGGCCGTGCCGGCCGGCGCGGAGGCGGAGTGGGTCAGCGTGGACGGCGACGTCGTGGAGGCCGCCCTGTGGTTCAACGCCGCCGCCCGGCCCGGGGTGCGCCGCGCCGCCCGTGTGATCGACACCCGCGGCGGGCAGGCGACGACGGCGGAGCTCGTCTCCGGCGCGGACTTCGGCGACTCCCCGGGGGTCGAGGCCGTGGGGGAGGAGGGCATGCCCGGGCTGGTGGGGGAGGTGCTCCACGAGCCGGACGGCGCCGTCATCCGGGCCGGGCTCGTCACGGACCTGGCGGTCTCCTGGCCGACGCCGGCCCGCCAGCTGGACCCGCACCTGGCCTATTTGGTGGCCACCGAGCACGCGGCCGACCCGCTGGCCCGGGCGTACCGGATCGACGCGGTCCACGATTTCCACCTCAAGTCTCTGCGCCGGTGGGCGAAGGAGGCGGGGGTCGGCCGCCTGGACGTGAAGAAGCGGGGCGTGCGCGAGACGCCCGAGGAGGTCCGCCGGCAGGTCCTGGGCGGCTCGAAGGGCGGCCGGGCCGCCGCCGGCGGGCGGCACGCGACGCTCGTGCTGGCCCGCGTGGGCGAGCGCCGGTTCGCGCTCGAGGTGACGCCCCTGGACTGAGGGAGGCCGCGCCGGGAGGCCGCCGGGGACGACCCGTGGCGGTTGCGGGCGCAGGGTCGCCGGGGGCGCGGCGACCGGCGCGGGCGCGGCGCGGAGACGGCGGGCGGTGACGGGTCGCGGCGGGGGGTGCCGACGGTCACATTGGTGGATACGAAAGATCCGTGTACCGTAATCGACTGAGGCAAGGCTCACCTGATCGACGGGGGCCGGCCTGACCCCCCGATCCCCGTGAACCGAGGCGGCCCTCGACCGCGCCGCCCGGAAGGAGCACCATGCAGCGTTCCCCGCGCACTCCCCGCCTGAAGGCCCTCTCCCTCGCCTCCGTCGCCGCCCTCGCCCTCGTGGGCTGCTCCGCCGGCGGCGCCGCCGAGGCGCCCGCCTCCGGCTCGGAGGACACCGGCTCGGCCGCGGGCTCCGGCTCGGCCTCGGCTCCCGCGGGCGACGGCGTCGCGGCGGGCGCCACCGTCACGGACATGTCCGGCGCGGAGATCACCCTGCCGGAGGAGATCGACTCCGTGATCACCACGGACAACCGCACCTTCCGCACCCTGGACGAGTGGGGCGTCGAGCTCTCCGCCGCCCCCAAGCAGCTCATGTTCAAGGGCGAGGGCGGCCCCGGCTACCTCCAGGACGACGAGGTGGCCGACATCGGCAACCACCGCGAGCCGGACATGGAGGTCTTCGTGACCGCCGAGCCCGACGTCGTCTTCAACGGCCAGCGCTTCAACGAGCGCAAGGCCGAGATCGACGAGCTCACCGGCGACGCCGCCGTGATCGACACGAACTTCGACCCGAAGCAGAAGCCGATGGACGAGGGCCTCAAGGAGCTCACGACGCTCCTGGGCGAGGCCACCGGCCACCAGGCCGACGCCGCGGCGCTCAACAAGGAGTTCGACGACGCCGTCGCGAAGGCCAAGGAGGCCTACGACTCCGAGCAGACCGTCATGGGCCTGATCTCCACCGGCGGCGAGCTCTCCTACGTGGCCCCGGGCACCGGCCGCTCCATCGGCCCGATGTTCGACATCCTCGGCCTCACCCCGGCCCTCGAGCAGGCCGGCTCCGACAACCACCAGGGCGACGACATCTCCGTCGAGGCCATCGCCCAGTCCAACCCGGACTGGCTGATCGTCATGGACCGGGACGCCGCCACCGGCGAGGCCAACGCCACCGCCGCCGAGCTCATCGAGCGCTCCGAGGCGCTCAAGGACGTGACCGCCGTCAAGGAGGGCAACATCGTCTACCTGCCCCAGGACTTCTACGTCGCCGAGGACATCCAGAACTACACCACCGTGATGGACGACCTCGCGAAGGCCTTCGAAGGCGCCCGGTGACCGACCTGCACCCCGGTGTCGCCGACGCCCGGACCCGGCTCCCCGAGCCCGGTCCGGGCGAACGCGTGTGCTGGGTACCCCCCGCCGTCCTCCGCCCCCAGCGCTCCCGCTGGCAGCGCACCTGGCCGCTGCTGGCCGGCGTCGCCGTGACCGTGCTCCTGGCCGTGGTCTCCCTCTTCGTGGGCGTCTACGACGTCGGCGCGGAGGGTGGGCGCGAGATGTTCGCCATCACGCGCGTCCCGCGCACGGTCGCCCTCGTGCTGGCCGGCGCGTCCATGGCCATGTGCGGCCTGATCATGCAGCTCATGACACAGAACCGCTTCGTGGAGCCCAGCACCACCGGCACCACCGAGTGGGCCGGGCTGGGGCTGCTCGTCACCATGATCCTGATCCCCGGGGCGAGCATCGTCACCCGGATGACCGGCGCCGTGCTCTTCGCGTTCGTCGGGACCATGGTCTTCTTCCTCTTCCTGCGCCGCGTGCGGCTGCAGTCTTCCCTGATCGTGCCGATCGTGGGCATCATGCTCGGCGCCGTCGTCGGCGCCGCCTCCACCTTCCTCGCCCTGCAGACGGACATGCTCCAGCAGGTCGGGGCGTGGTTCGCCGGCTCCTTCACCTCCGTGGTGCGCGGCCGCTACGAGCTCCTGTTCCTCGTGCTGGTCGTCTGCGTGGCCGTGTTCGTGATCGCCGACCGCTTCACCGTGGCCGGCCTCGGCAAGGACGTGGCCACCAACGTGGGCCTCAACTACAACGCGGTGATCCTCACCGGCGTGGCCATGGTGGCCGTGGCCACCGGCGTGGTGACGGTGGTGATCGGCGCCCTGCCCTTCCTGGGGCTCGTGGTGCCCAACATCGTCTCCATGGTGCGCGGCGACAACCTGCGCACGAACCTGCCGTGGGTGGTCATGGTCGGCATCTGGGTGGTCATCGTGTGCGACCTGATCGGACGCACCGTGATCGCCCCCTTCGAGGTGCCGATCTCCCTGATCCTCGGCCTCGTGGGCGCCGTCGTGTTCCTCGGACTCCTGATCCGGCAGGCCAAGCATGGCTGAGCCCTCGACCATGCGCCCCGGGCGGATCCCCGCCCCCGTCGGCGGCTCCACCGCCGCCGGCCCCGCCGAGACCGACGCCCCCCGGACCTCCGGCGCGTTCACCACCCGCCGGGACCGCGTCCGCTACGTCCTCGTGGTGGCCGTCCTCGCCGTCGTCGCCGTGCTCTCCACCGCCGGCATCCTGCTGTGGGGCAACGAGGCCGAGCCGGGATCCCGCGCGTTCTGGATGATCGCCGGCATGCGCCTGGACTCCCTCGGCGTGATCGCGATCGTGGCGCTGTGCCACTCGTTCGCCACCGTCAGCTTCCACACCGTCACCGGCAACCGCATCATCACGCCGTCGATCATGGGCTTCGAGGCGCTGTACACCGCCGTCCAGACGGGCGCCGTGTACGTGCTCGGCGCCGCGGGGATCGGCGTGGTCACCGGCACCGGGCCGTTCCTGGCCCAGGCGGCGCTCATGGTGGTGCTGGCCACCGTGCTCTACTCGTGGCTGCTCTCCCGGCCCTACGGGTCCATCCACCTGATGCTGCTGGTGGGGGTCGTGCTCGGCGGCGGCCTGGCCGCGCTCAGCACGTTCATGCAGCGGCTGCTGGACCCCAACTCGTTCGACGTGCTCTCCGCCCGGCTCTTCGGCAACATCTCCAACGCGCGGTCCGAGTACGTGGCGATCGCCGCGCCGATCGTCGTCGTCGTGTGCCTGGTGCTGTGGCTGCGCTCGCGGCGCATGAACGTGCTGGCGCTCGGCGCGGACTCCGCCACCAACCTCGGGCTGCACCACCGGCGCGAGCTGATGGTCACCCTGCTGCTGGTGTCCGTGCTCATGGCCATGACCACCGCGCTCGTGGGGCCCATGACCTTCCTCGGGTTCCTGGTGGCCACGCTGGCGTACAGCCTGGTGGACACCCATGACCACCGCATGGTGCTGCCCGTGGCCGCCCTCGGCGCGTACGCGGTGCTCACCCTCGCCTACTTCGTGCTGCGGCACGTGTTCTACGCGGGAGGTGCGGTCACGGTGATCATCGAGCTCGTCGGCGGCATCACCTTCCTGATCGTCGTGATGAGAAAGGGACGTCTGTGATCGAGCTGCGCGGCGTGGTCAAGCGCCACAGCGACGAGGTGTGCATCGGACCCGTGGACCTCGACATCGAGGCCGGAGGCATCACCGCGCTCGTCGGACCCAACGGGGCCGGCAAGTCCACGGTGCTGACCATGATCGGCCGGCTCCAGGACGTGGACGCCGGCACGATCGCCGTGGGCGGGCAGGACATCACCTCGACGCCGTCGCGCCGGATCGCGCAGACCCTGTCGATCCTGCGCCAGGAGAACCACTTCGTCACCCGGCTGACCGTGCGCCAGCTGGTGGGCTTCGGCCGCTACCCGTACACGCAGGGGCGCCTCACGCTCGAGGACGAGCGGTACGTGTCCGAGGCGATCGACTTCCTCAACCTCGGCCCCTTCGAGAACCGCTACCTGGACCAGCTCTCCGGCGGCCAGCGCCAGCGCGCGTATGTGGCCATGGTGCTCGCCCAGAACACCGAGTACGTGCTGCTCGACGAGCCGCTGAACAACCTGGACATGCAGCATTCCGTGCAGATGATGCAGCAGCTGCGACGAGCCGCGGACATGCTGGGCCGCACCGTGGTGATCGTGCTGCACGACATCAACTTCGCCGCCCGCTACGCCGACCACATCGTGGCCATGGGCGACGGCCAGGTGGTGGAGACCGGCACCCCCGGCGAGATCCTGCGCCCCGAGGTGCTCGAGCGCATCTTCCGCACCCCGTGCAGCGTGGTGGACGGCCCCCACGGGCCCCTGGCCGTGTACTACTGACGGCCGCGGGGGAGCGGGGCCGGGTGCGTCGGGGGAGCGGGGCGGGGCGGGCTCCAGCTCCGCTCCTCGCGTCCTCGCTCGGCGTTGCGCTCACGACTCGCCGCGTGCCGTTTCCTCAGACGGCGAGTCGTGAGCACGACGGCGCTGCTGCAGCTGGGCGATGACACTGCGCTAGCCCTCGGCGTGGTCCGCAGCGGTGATCCGCATCGGCGTCACGCCGTAGGAGAGCAGGCGCCGGTCCCGGCGCGCGTCCCGGGCCTGCTGCTGCCGGTCGAGGTGATGCTCCCCGTCGTACTCGAGGGCGACCCGGAGGTCGACGAAGTACAGGTCCGACTCGGCCAGTGCGGGATCGTCGGGGGCGACCTTGTGCTGGAGCAGGGGCTCGCCCAGGCCCGCGTCGATGAGCGCCAGGCGGGCGTGGGTCTCCATGGCGGAGTCCGCTCCGACGCGGACCCGCCCCAGGGCGGCACGGGCCCGGCCGACGCCGTGGAACGGGGCGAGCGCCTCGAGGACCTCGGCCAGGCGTTCGACGGTGGTGCGCGGCGGAAGCCGCCCGCCGCCCGCCCACGGGTGCCGGACGAGATGGTCGCCGGCGGCGACGAGGTCCGCCTCATCCCAGCGCGGACGGAGGGCGCACAGATCCGCCCAGGTCCGCTCCGGGCTCGTGACCGTGAGCCCGTGGACCACGCTGCTGTGCTCCGGCGGCACGGTCCGGCGGTGCACCCGCACGCCGGGACGGCGGACGTCGCGAGGAGTCGAGACGGAGACGGGCTCGGGGGCGTCGACGGCACGGTCCAGGGGGCGGGGGATCCCGTGCGGGTGGGCGGCGGTGGCGTGGGAGAGCACCGCGTCCGGCCGCAGGCGCTGCAGGGCGGTCAGATCCTCGACGGTCCAGGAGTGCGGCGGGGTGGCGAAGCCGAGCCCGGTCCAGGTCGGGGGAGTGCCCACGGACTGGACGCGGGCGCCGTGCAGCGGCACTGCCAGGTCCTGGCGCCGCAACCGGGACCGGCTCGCGCCCTTG
The sequence above is a segment of the Micrococcus endophyticus genome. Coding sequences within it:
- a CDS encoding NAD-dependent epimerase/dehydratase family protein; this encodes MRIVVLGATGNVGTALLERLHAADEVTSIVGVSRRGPDRAGAPYNGVEWHRLDVAEPTAAGRLSEIVAGADAVVDLVWVIRPNRDRDHLRAVNVAGNERVFRAVAEAGVPHLVYASSVGAYGPGPKGRAVPESHPTTGVPTSHYAAQKAEVESILDRVQAEHPEMLVTRLRPGLIFQSAAGPEIKGYFLGDLVPARLVARLRTPVLPFPRGLRFQALTAQDVADAYWRVIAHRAGGAFNVAAEPVLDAHTMGTVLGARRILELPVGLFRAAAALTYRARLQPTDPGWVDMAAAVPTMDTTALRAATGWSETTDAREAVRLVLDHLDGPEGLGNAGHRSHSPTE
- a CDS encoding alcohol dehydrogenase catalytic domain-containing protein, with protein sequence MRALTWQGKRNVAVEDVPDPRIQEPTDAIVEITSTGICGSDLHLYEVLGPFMDAGDVIGHEPMGIVREVGAEVTHIKPGDRVVVPFNIACGRCWMCERGLQSQCETTQVREQGSGAALLGYSRLYGSVPGGQAEYLRVPHADYGPVKVPHTGPDEQWLFLSDVVPTAWQGVQYAQVPRGGTLAVIGLGPIGQLAARIGVHQGLRVIGVDPVPERRAMAARHGVEVLDSSDGGVAELLRERTQGRGPDGVVDAVGMEAHGSPVAKAAHTVVGLLPDALGRAAMKTAGVDRLDALHTAIDAVRRGGTVSLSGVYGGMQSPMPLLTMFDKQVTLAMGQCNVRRWVDDLLPLLDDPSDPLGVLDLTTHTAPLEDAPALYETFQKKEDGCIKVVLKP
- a CDS encoding glutamate--cysteine ligase, with translation MNLPFADSTQSTLGIEWEVALVDAATGDLRSEAPAILHELHKEAGLAEGEDHPHVTGELLQNTVELVTGVHEAVPTAVAELGTIAARVARAAADRGLALYCQGTHPFGEAMTQPITPKERYGRMVDLTQYWGRQMLIFGVHVHVGLDDPAKAMPAVNRLISRFPHLLALSASSPFWVGADTGYQSQRTQLFQQLPTAGLPFQFETWAEFEACVQQMTDVGMVEDVTECRWDVRAVPRLGTVEMRACDGMATLEEIAAVAAYTQCLVHELSADVERGRHMEILPPWYTQENKWRASRYGMDATVIVDAAGTQVPLAEHLGADLERLAPIAEELGCAAELAHARVLMEHSPADRQRAVEAEALAGPPAEGESAHDAAAPLRAVVLDAAARTRESLERVGG
- a CDS encoding THUMP-like domain-containing protein produces the protein MARPRPSARAPRPTAAASEADPTALAPVLEPEGRALLDSLGEHRAADALAVSSRLRAAGHPPERVAAVLTQADLRARAVPRLGPDARGMLFTRDGLEQATRPVVAALHAQRMAAAGARTVADLGCGLGLDARAFADAGLGVVAVERDAVVAAAAEVNLTDRPGARVVHGDAVPWAREHVPAQADAVWLDPARRQVGGGGSARVFDPEAFSPPLSVVEELAATGVPVGVKLGPGLPHEAVPAGAEAEWVSVDGDVVEAALWFNAAARPGVRRAARVIDTRGGQATTAELVSGADFGDSPGVEAVGEEGMPGLVGEVLHEPDGAVIRAGLVTDLAVSWPTPARQLDPHLAYLVATEHAADPLARAYRIDAVHDFHLKSLRRWAKEAGVGRLDVKKRGVRETPEEVRRQVLGGSKGGRAAAGGRHATLVLARVGERRFALEVTPLD
- a CDS encoding siderophore ABC transporter substrate-binding protein, encoding MQRSPRTPRLKALSLASVAALALVGCSAGGAAEAPASGSEDTGSAAGSGSASAPAGDGVAAGATVTDMSGAEITLPEEIDSVITTDNRTFRTLDEWGVELSAAPKQLMFKGEGGPGYLQDDEVADIGNHREPDMEVFVTAEPDVVFNGQRFNERKAEIDELTGDAAVIDTNFDPKQKPMDEGLKELTTLLGEATGHQADAAALNKEFDDAVAKAKEAYDSEQTVMGLISTGGELSYVAPGTGRSIGPMFDILGLTPALEQAGSDNHQGDDISVEAIAQSNPDWLIVMDRDAATGEANATAAELIERSEALKDVTAVKEGNIVYLPQDFYVAEDIQNYTTVMDDLAKAFEGAR
- a CDS encoding iron chelate uptake ABC transporter family permease subunit encodes the protein MTDLHPGVADARTRLPEPGPGERVCWVPPAVLRPQRSRWQRTWPLLAGVAVTVLLAVVSLFVGVYDVGAEGGREMFAITRVPRTVALVLAGASMAMCGLIMQLMTQNRFVEPSTTGTTEWAGLGLLVTMILIPGASIVTRMTGAVLFAFVGTMVFFLFLRRVRLQSSLIVPIVGIMLGAVVGAASTFLALQTDMLQQVGAWFAGSFTSVVRGRYELLFLVLVVCVAVFVIADRFTVAGLGKDVATNVGLNYNAVILTGVAMVAVATGVVTVVIGALPFLGLVVPNIVSMVRGDNLRTNLPWVVMVGIWVVIVCDLIGRTVIAPFEVPISLILGLVGAVVFLGLLIRQAKHG
- a CDS encoding iron chelate uptake ABC transporter family permease subunit; the protein is MAEPSTMRPGRIPAPVGGSTAAGPAETDAPRTSGAFTTRRDRVRYVLVVAVLAVVAVLSTAGILLWGNEAEPGSRAFWMIAGMRLDSLGVIAIVALCHSFATVSFHTVTGNRIITPSIMGFEALYTAVQTGAVYVLGAAGIGVVTGTGPFLAQAALMVVLATVLYSWLLSRPYGSIHLMLLVGVVLGGGLAALSTFMQRLLDPNSFDVLSARLFGNISNARSEYVAIAAPIVVVVCLVLWLRSRRMNVLALGADSATNLGLHHRRELMVTLLLVSVLMAMTTALVGPMTFLGFLVATLAYSLVDTHDHRMVLPVAALGAYAVLTLAYFVLRHVFYAGGAVTVIIELVGGITFLIVVMRKGRL
- a CDS encoding ABC transporter ATP-binding protein produces the protein MIELRGVVKRHSDEVCIGPVDLDIEAGGITALVGPNGAGKSTVLTMIGRLQDVDAGTIAVGGQDITSTPSRRIAQTLSILRQENHFVTRLTVRQLVGFGRYPYTQGRLTLEDERYVSEAIDFLNLGPFENRYLDQLSGGQRQRAYVAMVLAQNTEYVLLDEPLNNLDMQHSVQMMQQLRRAADMLGRTVVIVLHDINFAARYADHIVAMGDGQVVETGTPGEILRPEVLERIFRTPCSVVDGPHGPLAVYY